A genomic window from Methanovulcanius yangii includes:
- a CDS encoding 30S ribosomal protein S28e: MADATPAEVIEVIGSTGMHGEAMQVKCRILEGNNKGRIITRNTVGPIREGDVLMLLETEREAKKLSRR; encoded by the coding sequence ATGGCAGACGCAACGCCCGCAGAAGTCATTGAGGTGATCGGTTCCACCGGTATGCACGGCGAAGCCATGCAGGTGAAATGCCGTATCCTCGAGGGCAACAACAAGGGGCGGATCATCACCCGCAATACGGTTGGTCCAATCCGCGAGGGGGATGTCCTCATGCTGCTCGAGACCGAGCGCGAGGCAAAGAAACTCTCGAGAAGGTGA
- a CDS encoding 50S ribosomal protein L24e: MVDFHTCTFCGEQMEPGTGKMYVRKDGTIFYFCCSKCQNNYRLGRVPRRVAWTKAGRKALGKE, encoded by the coding sequence ATGGTAGACTTTCATACCTGCACGTTCTGTGGCGAACAGATGGAACCGGGTACCGGGAAGATGTACGTCCGCAAGGACGGCACCATCTTTTATTTCTGCTGTTCCAAGTGCCAGAACAACTATCGCCTTGGCCGCGTTCCCCGCCGTGTCGCATGGACGAAGGCCGGACGCAAGGCACTGGGCAAGGAGTGA
- the ndk gene encoding nucleoside-diphosphate kinase — MDRTFLMVKPDGVQRGLIGDVIARFEKKGLKMVAGKFEKLPEERVLEHYAEHVEKPFFPGLKSYIMSGPCFLMVWEGKDVVAITRQMIGATNPAEAAPGTIRGDYALEIGMNVIHGSDSDETAAREIAIHFAPEEIAPYARIDEAFLYE, encoded by the coding sequence ATGGATCGCACTTTTTTAATGGTGAAGCCGGACGGCGTTCAGCGCGGTCTCATCGGCGACGTCATCGCCCGGTTTGAAAAGAAGGGCCTCAAGATGGTCGCCGGCAAGTTCGAGAAGCTCCCCGAAGAGCGTGTCCTCGAACACTATGCCGAACACGTCGAAAAGCCGTTCTTCCCCGGTCTCAAGTCCTATATCATGAGCGGACCCTGTTTCCTCATGGTCTGGGAGGGAAAGGACGTCGTTGCCATCACCCGGCAGATGATCGGGGCAACGAACCCTGCAGAGGCGGCACCCGGCACCATCCGCGGTGACTACGCCCTCGAGATCGGCATGAATGTGATCCACGGCTCCGACTCCGACGAGACGGCGGCCCGCGAGATTGCCATCCACTTTGCTCCCGAAGAGATTGCCCCGTACGCCCGTATCGACGAGGCATTCCTCTACGAGTAA